GAGTGCTCGGCGGGGATGAACGACGCTCCGCCCGCGATGGTCGTGAGGTTGGACTCAGCGAGGTCAGCCGAACCACCCCAGAGCTCCGGGATGACGGAGCCGAGGGCGCCGAGAACCTTGCCGGACGCGGCACGGGTGGAGACATCCGTGCCACCGTCGAAGACGGGAAGGGCATCCTCGATACCCTCGGGCAGTTCGCCCGCAAGGATACGGTCGAGGAGCTGCTTGCGCTCGGGGTTGGCAGCGGCCCACGCGTCGAATGACTTGTCCCATTCGGCGTGCGCTGCCTTACCGCGCTCAATGGCCCCACGCGTGTGGGAGATGACCTCGTCCGCGACCTCGAAGGTCTGGTTCGGGTCGAAGCCGAGCACCTCCTTGACGGCGGCGAGCTCCTCAGCGCCGAGGGCCGAGCCATGGATCTTTCCGGTGTTCTGCTTCTTCGGGCTCGGCCATCCGATGATCGTCTTCAGGATGATCAGCGACGGCTTGTCCGTCTCAGCCTTCGCGGCCTCGATCGCGTCATTGAGGGCGTGGAGGTCCTCCTCGTACACGCCCGTCTTCTTCCAATCGACGACCTGCACGTGCCAGTGATACGCCTCGTAACGCCCCTTGACGTCCTCGGTGAAGGCGATGTTGGTGTCGTCCTCGATCGAGATCTGGTTGGAGTCGTAGATCGCGATGAGGTTACCGAGCTGCTGGTGCCCGGCGAGGGAGGATGCCTCGGCCGAGACGCCTTCCTGCAGGTCGCCGTCACCCGCGATGACGTAGATGTAGTGGTCGAACGGGCTCGTCCCGGCGTCGGCATCGGGGTCGAAGAGACCGCGCTCGAAGCGGCTCGCGTAGGCGAAGCCCACGGCGGACGAGATTCCCTGACCGAGCGGGCCGGTGGTGATCTCGACGCCGTCGGTGTGACCGTACTCGGGGTGACCGGGGGTCTTGGAACCCCACGTACGCAGCGCCTTGAGATCATCGAGCTCGAGACCGTAACCGCCCAGGTAGAGCTGCACGTACTGCGTGAGCGAGCTGTGGCCCGCAGAGAGAATGAAGCGGTCGCGGCCGATCCAGTGCGTGTCACTCGGGTCCTGGCGCATGACCTTCTGGAAGAGCAGGTACGCCGCTGGCGCCAGGCTCATCGCGGTTCCGGGATGCCCGTTCCCCACTTTCTCCACGGCGTCGGCGGCGAGAATCCTCGCCGTGTCGACTGCCTTGCTGTCGATGGGGTCCCATT
This genomic window from Antiquaquibacter oligotrophicus contains:
- the tkt gene encoding transketolase, translating into MAALQWDPIDSKAVDTARILAADAVEKVGNGHPGTAMSLAPAAYLLFQKVMRQDPSDTHWIGRDRFILSAGHSSLTQYVQLYLGGYGLELDDLKALRTWGSKTPGHPEYGHTDGVEITTGPLGQGISSAVGFAYASRFERGLFDPDADAGTSPFDHYIYVIAGDGDLQEGVSAEASSLAGHQQLGNLIAIYDSNQISIEDDTNIAFTEDVKGRYEAYHWHVQVVDWKKTGVYEEDLHALNDAIEAAKAETDKPSLIILKTIIGWPSPKKQNTGKIHGSALGAEELAAVKEVLGFDPNQTFEVADEVISHTRGAIERGKAAHAEWDKSFDAWAAANPERKQLLDRILAGELPEGIEDALPVFDGGTDVSTRAASGKVLGALGSVIPELWGGSADLAESNLTTIAGGASFIPAEHSTHEWTGNDYGRVLHFGIREHAMGAIINGIVLHGNTRAFGGTFLIFSDYMRPAVRLAALMKVPSIFVWTHDSVALGEDGPTHQPIEQLATLRAIPGLDVVRPGDANEVGWAWKTILERRNGPAGIALTRQNIPVFERGDGAADGDVLASASNTPKGAYVLAEAPGGTPDVIFIATGSEVQLAVEARAKLKDEGINARVVSAPCLEWFEEQDEAYRESVLPASVTARVSIEAGLALGWSKYVGGTGRSVSIEHFGASADYKTLFREFGITTEAAIAAAKETLAASRA